TTGAATTTTGTCTCCATTTTTTGCCGTTGTAACCGCAAGGGATGCCATGAGGCGACAAGGGTAGCGGGGCAATTCGGGGTGAAAATCAAGCTCATGGAAAAGGGTGATGAATATCTCGAGGTTTTGAAAAATCCGCCGCACGGTTACGGCAAAAACATGAATCCGTGTATTGACTGCCGTATTTTTATGTTGAAAAAAGCTAAAAAATATATGGAAGAGGTTGGCGCGTCATTTCTTGTAACAGGCGAGGTTTTAGGGCAGAGGCCTATGTCGCAGAGAAGGGACGCGATTAATCTTATTGAAAAAGAAGCAGGTGTTAAGGGTTTAGTGTTCAGACCTCTTTCAGCAGCGTTTTTTCCTGAAACTGAAATGGAAAAATCAGGATTAGTCGATTCTAAAAAATTTCCGGCAATTTCCGGACGTTCACGAAAAGAGCAGATTAAACTTGCTGAGGAAAAAGATATTAAAGATTATCCATGCCCCGCTGGAGGTTGTCTTTTAACCGACCCTGAATTCGGAAAAAGATTAAAAGAATCTTTTTCTCACGGCGAGGATTCAAAAAGGGACATTTTACTTTTAAAGATCGGCAGGCATTTCAGGCTAAAAAATGGAAGAAAAATTATTGTAGGCCGCAATGAGACAGATAATAATCAATTGGAGAATATGCAGGCTGAAGGAGAATATATTCTGCAGGTTGAGATCATTCCCGGGCCGGTAGTTTTGCTCAAATCAGATTGTGATGAAGAGACACTGAAAATGGCCGCCGGGATATGTGTAAGCTACAGCGATTTTGATAAAGATGAGCCGGCTCCCGTTTTGGTCAGGAAAAAAGACGGGAAGTCAGATATAATAAAGGCTTACAGAGTTGATATGTCAGCGATAAGCGGGTTGATGATTTAGATATTTGAGGTACTTTTTTTGTAAAAATTCTGCTTCCAGCAAACAATTGACTATTTTATTAAAATTCCATAAAAATCATGTTGACAAAATTTTTATAATGTATAAAATATACATTAGAGGAGGGGGGTGTTATGTCTGTACTTAAAAGAACGCAGATGTATTTTTGTGAAGATGTACTTTTAGAGCTGAAAAGAAAGGCAAGAGAAGAAAATACCAGCATCGCTGATATTGTCAGGAACGCGATTTCAGAATTTCTTGCAAAAGAGAAAAAAAAGAATTGGATAAATGACCCGTTATGGAATATAGCTGGTTCCGCCCATTCGAAAGATAAAGATCTTTCCATTAATCATGATAAATATCTTTACGGAAAAAACAAGTGAAATTATTTATAGATACTTCAGCATGGCTTGCGATAAATGATAAAAATGATCAATACCATACTGAAGCAATGAATAAGATTATAGAAATAAAAAACCAAAAAATTGCGCTTATAACTTCAGAATATATTTTTGATGAAAGTATAACTTTAATACGTTACCGTATTTCACACTCTTCAGCGGTTCTTTTCGGAGAATCATTATTAAACAGCAATATAGTTAAAATTATTGATATTACAGATAAAGACAGGTTTAAAGCCTGGGATTTGTTTAAAAAATATGAGGATAAAGAATTAAGTTTTACGGATTGTATAAGCTTTGTTTTAATAAAAAATTTGAAACTTCAGAAAGTTTTTACTTTTGACAGCCATTTTAAACAAATGGGATTTGAGACATTTTAATTATTTGAGGAGCCGGGTATGCCATTAAAAATCTATAACACATTAACCAGAAAAAAAGAAGAATTTGTTCCCCTGAAAAACGGGGAAGTGAAAATGTATGTCTGCGGAGTGACGGTCTATGACGAGTGTCATCTTGGGCATGGGCGGAGCGCGGTGGCATTTGACGTGATCAGGCGATACCTTGAAAAGCTTGGTTATAAAGTAACTTTTGTTAAAAATTTCACTGATGTGGATGACAAGATTATTAATCGCGCGAATAAGGACAATATAAAACCGGAAGAGCTTACGAAAAAATATATAGAGGCGTACAACACGGATATGAAATTACTGGGTGTAAGAAAAGCGGATATTGAACCTAAAGCCACGGAGCATATAAAAGAAATGATCGAACTTATTTCTGATCTCGTCAAAAAAGGTTATGCGTATGAAAGTAACGGCGATGTTTATTTCGCGGTAAGAAAATTTAAAGGTTATGGGAAATTGTCGGGAAGAAGCCTGGATGAACTGGAAGCCGGCGCCCGGGTTGAGGTTAACGAGCAGAAAAAAGACCCTCTTGATTTCGCGCTCTGGAAAAAATCGAAAGAAGGCGAGCCGTGGTGGGACAGCCCGTGGGGAAAGGGAAGGCCGGGCTGGCATATTGAATGTTCCGCGATGTCAAAAAAGTATCTTGGAAGCACACTGGATATTCACGCCGGCGGGCAGGACCTGATATTTCCTCACCATGAAAATGAGGTCGCGCAGTCCGAAGCGTCAACCGGAGAACAATTTTCAAGGTATTGGATGCATAATGGATTCGTGAATATCAACAAAGAAAAAATGTCCAAGTCATTGGGCAATTTTTTTACAATATCGGATATCCTGAAGAAATATGACGGTGAAGTTGTCAGGTTTTTCCTTTTGTCCACCCATTACCGCTCGCCGATCGATTATTCGGATAAGGAACTTGACAGTGCGGGAAATTCATTAAAAAGAATTTATAACACATTAGAAAATATTGATGATTTTTTGAGTAAAAATGCACAAAAAGAAAAACGCGATAAAACAGATGAAGAATTTCTGCCAAAGATAAAAAGAGCGGAAGAAAAGTTTAAAGAAGGCATGGACGATGATTTTAACACGGCTGAAGCCGTTGCCTCGATTTTTGAATTGGTTCGAGAGGCTAATATTTATCTTGGGGAAAATCCCGCGAAAGACATTCTTATTTCCGCGGGAAATAAAATCAGGGAATTGGGAAGTATTTTAGGATTATTTCAGAAAGAAGTTAAAGAGAACATAAACGAATTTGTCGAGGCAAAGATAAAAGAAAGAGAACTCGCCCGCAAAAACAAGGATTTTGCCGCATCTGACAGAATAAGAGATGAATTGAAAAATATGGGAATTATTCTGGAAGATAAAAAAGATGGGACACGGTGGAAAAGGGAATAAAATATGCTTTTCGATATAATATCCGCGGAATATTTAGATGAATATAGAATTAAAGTTACATTTGAAAACAAAAAAACCGGAATTGTAGATTTTAATAAATATCTAAAAAGAGGCGGCGTTTTTGAAAAGTTTAAAAATATTGAATTTTTTAAATCATTTCAGTTGGATAAAGAAATTGGTAATCTTACCTGGAATAAAGAGATTGATATAGCGCCTGAAATTTTGTATTCTGAGGCAATTCATTCACCTTTGCCTAAATGGATGGAGAATTAGAAATTAACAAGAATAAAAATGAGAATTAAAAAACGGCCGGTGGTGCATCCCGGCAGGATATTAGAAAGACATTATATTGAGC
The bacterium DNA segment above includes these coding regions:
- a CDS encoding 7-cyano-7-deazaguanine synthase translates to MQKKAVVLLSGGLDSTLALKLMIDQGVEVYPLNFVSIFCRCNRKGCHEATRVAGQFGVKIKLMEKGDEYLEVLKNPPHGYGKNMNPCIDCRIFMLKKAKKYMEEVGASFLVTGEVLGQRPMSQRRDAINLIEKEAGVKGLVFRPLSAAFFPETEMEKSGLVDSKKFPAISGRSRKEQIKLAEEKDIKDYPCPAGGCLLTDPEFGKRLKESFSHGEDSKRDILLLKIGRHFRLKNGRKIIVGRNETDNNQLENMQAEGEYILQVEIIPGPVVLLKSDCDEETLKMAAGICVSYSDFDKDEPAPVLVRKKDGKSDIIKAYRVDMSAISGLMI
- a CDS encoding CopG family transcriptional regulator is translated as MSVLKRTQMYFCEDVLLELKRKAREENTSIADIVRNAISEFLAKEKKKNWINDPLWNIAGSAHSKDKDLSINHDKYLYGKNK
- a CDS encoding PIN domain-containing protein; its protein translation is MKLFIDTSAWLAINDKNDQYHTEAMNKIIEIKNQKIALITSEYIFDESITLIRYRISHSSAVLFGESLLNSNIVKIIDITDKDRFKAWDLFKKYEDKELSFTDCISFVLIKNLKLQKVFTFDSHFKQMGFETF
- the cysS gene encoding cysteine--tRNA ligase, whose protein sequence is MPLKIYNTLTRKKEEFVPLKNGEVKMYVCGVTVYDECHLGHGRSAVAFDVIRRYLEKLGYKVTFVKNFTDVDDKIINRANKDNIKPEELTKKYIEAYNTDMKLLGVRKADIEPKATEHIKEMIELISDLVKKGYAYESNGDVYFAVRKFKGYGKLSGRSLDELEAGARVEVNEQKKDPLDFALWKKSKEGEPWWDSPWGKGRPGWHIECSAMSKKYLGSTLDIHAGGQDLIFPHHENEVAQSEASTGEQFSRYWMHNGFVNINKEKMSKSLGNFFTISDILKKYDGEVVRFFLLSTHYRSPIDYSDKELDSAGNSLKRIYNTLENIDDFLSKNAQKEKRDKTDEEFLPKIKRAEEKFKEGMDDDFNTAEAVASIFELVREANIYLGENPAKDILISAGNKIRELGSILGLFQKEVKENINEFVEAKIKERELARKNKDFAASDRIRDELKNMGIILEDKKDGTRWKRE
- a CDS encoding DUF2442 domain-containing protein, which encodes MLFDIISAEYLDEYRIKVTFENKKTGIVDFNKYLKRGGVFEKFKNIEFFKSFQLDKEIGNLTWNKEIDIAPEILYSEAIHSPLPKWMEN